TGGTTTTAGTTGCTAGAAGAATTGAAAAATTAAAACGGTTAAAAAGTGAAATTGAAAAAAAAATTTCAAAATTCAAATAAAAATTATAAAAATGGATCTTTCTGTAAGTGAATCGCCAGAAAAATTGTTTCTTTTGTTAAAAAATGAAAATATAAAAATAGATATTTTAATAAATAACGCAGGAATGGGAGTTTATGGAAATTTTTTGGAATTATCGCAAGAAGAGATGAAAAAGATAGAAAAAATGTTAAATTTAAATATGATAGCAATTGTTAAACTCACAAAAATATTTTTAAATAAAATAAAAACACAGAAAGAAGGTGCAATTTTAAATGTTGCTTCAACAGCAGCATTTCAACCAGGCGGGCCTTTAATGTCAACCTATTATGCAAGTAAAAGTTTTGTGCTATCTTTTAGTGAAGGAATTAGATATGAATTAAAAAATACTAATATAAAAGTTTCCACACTTTGTCCAGGACCGACAATTACAGAATTTGAAAAAATGTCAGAAGTAAAAAAATGGAGCAACAAGATAAAAACAATGTCCGCCAAAAAGTTGCAAAAATAGCTTTTAGAGATTTTAAAAAGGGGAAAAAAATTATAGTTCCAGGATATTTAAACAAATTTTCAATTTTATCAAG
This genomic stretch from Leptotrichia sp. oral taxon 218 harbors:
- a CDS encoding SDR family NAD(P)-dependent oxidoreductase — its product is METVLITGASSGIGYELAKIYAKNNYDLVLVARRIEKLKRLKSEIEKKISKFK
- a CDS encoding SDR family oxidoreductase, which translates into the protein MDLSVSESPEKLFLLLKNENIKIDILINNAGMGVYGNFLELSQEEMKKIEKMLNLNMIAIVKLTKIFLNKIKTQKEGAILNVASTAAFQPGGPLMSTYYASKSFVLSFSEGIRYELKNTNIKVSTLCPGPTITEFEKMSEVKKWSNKIKTMSAKKLQK